The nucleotide window GATACATAGTGATGTTTGGACGTCTCGCGTTGCGAGTAACACGGGCTATCTATACTATTTGGTGATTTTAGATGATTACTCTCATTATGTGTGGACTTCCCTCTTCTTCGTAAATCCGATGCTTTAGCCACACTCACCACCTTTTATTCCTACGTCACCACTCAGTTCGGTCGCCCCATACTTGCACTCCAAACTGATAACGGAAAAGAGTTTGACAAAGTCGCTCTTCGCTCACTTCTCGCCTCTCACGGCACCACCTTTCGTCTGACTTGCCCCTACACTTCACAACAGAACGGCCACGCCGAGCGCATTCTCCGCACTCTTAATGATTGCGTTCGCACGTTGCTCTTTCACGCTAACGTGCCCGCTCGGTTCTGGCCCAATGCCCTCGCCACCGCCTCTCTCTTAGTCAACATTCGTCCGTGTTGTCCCTGGCAGAACTACACCCCTCACCACCTTCTTTTCGGTACACACCGTCCTATGATGGTCTTCGCATATTTTGGTGTCTCTGTTATCCCAGCACCGCATGCACCACGCCACACAAGCTTGCACCTCGCTTCGTCCCATGCATCTTCCTTGGCTACCCTCCCAACATCAAAGGTTACCGGTGCTATGATTCTGTCACTCATCGTGTGTACACCTTGAGGCACGTGTACTTCGTCGAGACGGTGTTCCCTTTTTTTTAGGTTCCTCCGGCCGCGGCTCCTTTGGCTCCGGACCccgcgccccctacctggcgcgatGCGTGGCGGCACCCCCCGGCGCTCCCCCCGGGCCCGGCGCCTTCTGCCGCCCCCTCCCGGGTTCTCGACTCCCTCACCCGAGGTTGAGTCCTACCGGGGCCCCGGGGCCCCGGCTCCATCGCCCGAGGTCGAACCCCCAGGCACCACACCCGCCACCCCGGCCGGCGCCGCTACTCCTGCGACGGGCTCCACCTCGACCTCGCCCGTCACCTCCTCCGCGGCTGGCTCGGCTGGCATCGTGGCGGCTCCTGACGCCACGGGCCCCGTCCCTGACACCGCGGGCGCCCCTGTTGTGGCCGCGGCCCCCGCCCCCGCGGGCGCCCTTGTTGTGGCCGTGGCCCCGCTGCCGCGGCACTCGACGCCCTCGCCGGCCCGGTCACCCGTGCCCGTGCAGGAGTGCATCGGCCGAGCACGCGCTACTCCTCCGACGAGTATGCGTGCACTACCTCGACATCGACGCCATCACCCATCCCCACCTCCGCTCGTGCCGCCCTTCGGGATCCCCATTAGCTGGCTGCGATGTAGGAGGAGTTTGACGCCCTGCAGCGCAACTGCACGTGGCAGCTTGTTCTCCGACCCCCTCATGCCAACATCATCTCTGGCAAGTGGGTGTTTCGCCACAAGACTCGCCCGCCCGGTTCTCTCGAGTGCTACAAGGCTCGATGGGTGGTTCGTGGCTTTCGGCAACGCGCGGGCGtggacttcaccgacaccttcgccCCAGTAGTGAAATCGGGCATGATCCGCGCCGTCCTTCAACTGGCCGTCCCGCGCGCCTGGCATGTGCATCAGTTGGACGTTTCCAACGCCTTCTTGCACGGTCATCTCGCTGAGCAGGTGTTCTGTGAGCAGCCTATTGGTTTCGTCGGCGCCGAGCACCCCGACTTCATGTGCTTGCTCTCCCGCTCTCTTTACAGGTTGAAGCAGGCGCCTAGGGCTTGGTACCAGCGTATCGCAGCCTTCCTGCAATCTCTAGGCTTTCGGTCCACTCGCTCCGATGCCTCACTCTTTGTATATCATCAGGGAGTTGAAACTGCATATCTGCTGctctacgtcgacgacatcatcctcACGGCGTCCGCCCCCGATCTCCTTCAGCGGCTGACTGCTCGTCTTCGTGATGAGTTCGCCCTCAAGGACTTGGGGCCCGTGCACTACTTTCTCGACATCGAGGTGATCCGTCGGGCTGACAGTTTCTTTCTGCATCAGCAGAAGTTAGCCCACGAGCTCCTTGAGTGTGCCGGTATGCTTAATTGCTAGCCGGCGCCCACCCCCATCGACACGAAGGCGAAGGTCTCTGCTCTGGAGGGGTCTCTCGTGTCTGATTGAGCGTTTTATCGCTCTATCGTCGATGCTTTACAGTACTTGACGCTGACTCGCCCCGACCTACAGTACGTTGTTCAGCAGGTGTGTCTCCATATGCACGCCCCGCGTGACTCTCACTGGACTTTGGTGAAGCGTATTCTCTGTTACATACGCGGCACCATGTCCTTGGGACTCACCCTGACGGCCTCCTCCTCCACTGACCTCGTGGCCTACTCGGATGCTGACTGGGCTCGCTGCCCCGACACACGACGCTCTACGTCAGGCTACTGCGTCTATCTTGGGCCCTCGTTGATCTCTTGGTCATCGAAGCGGCAACCCACGGTCTCCCGCTCCAGCGCTGAGGCAGAGTATCGCGCCGTGGATAATGCCGTGGCCGAGTGCTGTTGGATACGTCAGCTGCTCCAGGAGTTGCTTTGTGATGTTCACAAGGCCACTCTTGTCTACTCCGCCAACCTGGTGCACCATCGACggacgaagcatattgagctTGATATTCACTTCGTGCGCGAGCAGGTTGCCCTTGGCCGTGTTCGGGTTCTCCACGTGCCGACGACGCAACAGTTTGTTGATGTGATGACTAAGGGATTGCCTACTCCCATCTTCAAGGAGTTTCGGTCCAGTCTCTGTGTCTCCAACGATGCTTCGACTGCGGAGGGGTGTTGAGTATATATTTTGTATTGCACATGTATTGGAGTTGTGGCCCACCTTCTAGTCTTGTATAGTTGAGGTAGAGGCCTTCCCTTGTATTATATATACGTGCACCAGCACCGCAATCAACATATCGTATTGCAAATTATATGTCTACAGTCTCCTGGATGAACCACTTGGCAACCTGGAGACAAGTGGTTTAATTTAACTCTCGCACCATGTAGTCATTCACTCAGGCAGTAGAGACATCCAAATCCATGAGCATAAACAACACACCATCACATTTTCTCAGTCTTAGTTAGAGGGCACACCCGTACACACCATTGCATATGCTCAATCTTAGTTACAAGGCACAAATTTGTAACAAGTAGCAGGGACACAAACTCAGTCGATTGACATACATAGATACAGTATATATATCTGCCAACGCGTGCACTGTGGACAGAAACACGCAATAGCAAGCCAAATAGCACACACAAACCACACCATGGGACGGGAGTTGATGATGAATGGATATGATAGGAACGGCACCTGCAGCATCAATCCTGGCTCTTCCAGCAGGATGGGCATCTTGCGGCCTTTCCCATTTCTTGCTATTGGTTTTCTTGTTTGTTGTATATAAGATTGGGTTTATTTTTATGTTTGTTAATTGCTTCTTTCAACTCATCAGGGATCAAATCGCCATTGAACTCGAGCTCCTTCAGTTTTGGAAGGTTGCCAATGCCGGAGAGACTCCCCACCATGCCCCTTGTGAAGGACCAGATGATTTTCTCAAGCTTAGGAGCAGATCCGCTGGCGAACTCTATCTTGCTGATGGCAGAACCATCGACAATGAGAAGGTTGAGCCTTGGGAACTCATCTTTGTAGAACATAACCTCGTTTTCAACGCAAGCTTTCTCCTTCAGCACTAGGCAGCGCATATATCGTATCTTGGCAAACATTTTCAGATCATCTTTGCTCAGTTTGGTACCACAAAGAGTCACCTTGGAAACTCTCTCGGCCTTGTCAAATAATGAAAGCTTATTATTGTTGTTCATCTCGACTTCCTTCAGTTCCGGAAGGTCTTCGACTCTAGTAAGCGATTGTAGGCCATCAGTGGAGCACAAAATGATCTTCTCAAGCTTAACGGCTCCACCTTCAAAGAAGATGCCAGTCATGTTGGAGCCCTCAACAAGGAAGCACTTGAGATTTTTGAATTCTTCATTTTTGATGGTGAGATTGTCATCGATGTATGCTTTGTCCCGGAGCCTGAGACAAACTATATTGGGAAACTGGCTGAGGACCGTCAGATCATCCTGCTTCAGTCGGGTTCCGGTTAGAGTTATCTTCGCAAGTTGGAAGAAGTCATTTTGTTTGGTCAGCTGTTGAAGAAGTTGCACCTTTTTTGTGGTTCCAGTAATGCTTAGACTCTCAAGAAGAAGCTTGGGAGGTTGCTTATAATAATTGAGACCAGTACTTGAAAAATCTTCATAGGAAGGATCTTGCTCAGTCATGGGAAGAGTGATTGACAGAGACTTGAGGCACACATGCAGGTCACTGATAGCCCGAAGCAAATTCCTAATGAGTTTGTCGTTGTCTTCAATAACCACACCAAGCTTCCTCAGCTGCCACAGCTTTCCAATATCTTTCAAAACTTGATGGTTTCGTGCCTTGACATTGGACAATACCTCCAGGTTTAACATTTTTCCGATCTTGTTAGGAACATAACATATTTTAGTACTAGCTGGCTCTGAACTCGGAACAATGGGACCAGCCAGCAAACACTTCAGCTTCAGGAGTAGGACATTCACTATTGCAGACTCATGCACATTGGTATGTCGTATATCCAATACTTCCAGTTCACGGAGGTTGTTTATTTCACTAGGCAGCTGGGTAACATCTGTTTGCCTTAGACTCAAAAACTTGAGCAGTAACATCGTCCTGCAGATGTGCTTAAGGTAGCGTTGGTTCTTCTCACCAAAGCACCGGCAACCTTCAAGATCTAGAACCTTTATAAGTGATGCTCCAGATGATTCTTCAGGGAGCTTTTCAAAGAATGTCTGAATTGTATCGGAGCTGCGGAGTTCAAGATCATTAACAATGGAGAAGTGACGCGCCAGGTGATGTGACACGCGTCTTTCAATAATCTGTTGTTTTCTGGCGACCTTGGTAATGAATCGATGAACTCGATCACCTACTATGCAACTCTTTACTTGCCCTGAATCACCAATATCAGAAGGATAGACAAGCCACCGGTCGAGGAGCACTTCGAAACACCGATTGGCACGATGCACAGAACTCGGCCAAAATTCTTTGGTTATCAGCCCTTCTGAAATCCACCGTCCTATCAAAGTTGATCGCCTGATGCTTTGTCGTTGAGGGAAAATAGCTAGATACAACAAGCAAGACTTGTATTCTTTTGGTAGATCTTTGTAACAAAACATCAACATCTTCATATAAATGTCCTCAGATGAGTTCTCTAAAGCCTGCAGTGTAATGTTAAACCTTGTTAATTCTTCGTTGCTCCTCTTGGGGTTCGCACACAAAGCATGAACAAATATCTTCATGCAGAATTCATGTGACTTGCACTTTTCCAAGATGTCAAGAAAAATATTGGGGCTGTCTTGACTTGTCCGACGGTTTGTAAGCTCGAGCACAATATCTCGGTATAGGCCAAGAAGAGAATGATCAATAGGGTCCCGCGACGGATAGCAATATTCTTTCGCTCTTGATGTATTTACTGTGGTGGTCAACATCAGTGCACCGGCTATGCAACCCATCCAGCTGAAAGCATTTCTTGTCTCCTCCCACCCAGATACATAGTCATGATCTAGTTTTAGGATAACTAGGATTGGAGGATAATGGGGTCCCATCCTCATCAAACAACCATTAATTCTATCCATGATCCCTTTGATCTTAAGCTGCTCGTTTATCTTCCAATGGATTTCTCCAATCTTCATAGCTTCTTTAGTAATAGCCTCTGGGTTACAACCCTGACTTGTAGTGCCTTCCCGCGGCTCAGCTGTATCTGGTTCCTTCACATATTTTTCATCCTGCAGCTCCTGTAGGATCTTGCGGATCATTTGTTTGAATTGGTCCTCGACCAATATAATAGGGCCAGTAACGCTGACGGCGGTGGCTTGCTCCCGGGTCTGCGGGGGCTTCTTGTTGGTCACCGGGGGGAAGACCTCCCTTAGGATGTGTTCATACTGGGCTTCCTTGAGACAAATTGTGCTTGCGCACTCTTCATATTCAATATGCTGTCTAAGCTTCAGCTTTGCGGGTGCTTCGTCTTCCATATGCTCTTTAAGCTTCTTGGCCGTTTCCTTGATGATGTCTTCATGCGGACGTGCGGCTCCTTTCCTTTCTTGGTTTTGTTTAGTAGCTGGCGCACCTTCAACTTGCTTGAGCTTGAGCACCCACAACGCTCGGAGGAGGACGCCCAAGGGTTCATCTTTAGCGGATTCCATCAGGTCCAGTTGGTCGTGACTCATTTGTTCCAGGTCAAGCTGCAGCTGGCCACCCTTCATTTGTTCAATAGTGTACTTGATCTCTGACAACTTGTTTTGAATGTCAACCTTCATTCCTTGGATGTCTTCTGTGATATTTTTAATCAGCTTCATTTTTTCCGAAATAATGACATTTTTTCTTAAATTGACAATATGTTGCTCCTCCTCTCCCAGGACTTGACCCTCCAGCTGCTGGCGCTGGGATTCGGCAGACTGCAGCTCCCGCAGGACATAGAAGAGAATGTCCTCGGTTCTTAGGGTTTGAAAGTAGAAGTGCACTAATGGGATGTTCACCACGATACCGCGCATGCCTGTGTAGTGACATATAGCCAAAGCTTCAATTGCGATAGCCAAGGTTTCTTCCTTATCCGGTGCCACAACAGCGACTGATGGTATTGATTTCTCATGATAAAGGTTGCCTTGCGCAACATTCTGTATCCAGTCAGAGAGTTTCGCCCTAACGTTGTCCTCCGGCGTAGGAGGCTGGAAAAATGCCCGTCTTGGAACAGAATGATACACCGCAACTGTATCATcgccatcttcttcattgccTCCCCAAGCAGTGTATGATGCGGCCACATGCATCGGTGGCAACAATGATGCCGCCACCGCGAGCTCAGTCCCTGCAGGAAGCTGCCCCGCTCCTGCCCAACTCGCCGGGAGCTCAACGTTGTACCTGTAACACGTGGAAAATAGTTAGTAGTAGAAGGAACTGTCGTACCGGACCGGAAAAATGGACGATTTTCCCCGGTAAAACAGTAAGCCGTATGGACGACCATCAGAGGCCACTCTAGGGTATCACCCGAATAACCATATTTGTGTTCTGATCTACTTTCTTCAAAGTCCGGACAAAGAGTAAATTGGTTGCAAGCTAAACGAATGTTTCTTCACAAAAAAAAAAGGTAAAAGAAGGTTTCATCACAAATAAAGAAACTAAAAGAAAGTTAACATGGAACTTTACAAATTTGGTTCAGAATCTTTACCTCTTTATTATTACTACTTTTTTTAGAATCTTTATTATTACTACTTACTATACTACGTAATGTTAAAGGACGGAGGCTTTCATAGTTCTCCATACGTCACGTCTTTATATCTGTTGATTTTATGTTAAACGGAAAGATTGATGGTTGAGATTTTTTCCTCCTGATTTTTCGTACATAAACTAGATTTTTGTCTGCCTGTGTTTTCTacataaaaataaaataaaaataaaataaaaggtcAGTCATGCCAAACTCTACACCATGTAAATATCGGGACAGTCATCCTACATCCTACTTGggttagagcaactccaacgtgGCCCACCAAAAGCGGTAGGGGACATCCTGCCAGATCACCAAATAAAAAGTGGATATTATattttatttaatttgtggaataATCGCAACATATTAAAAGGACTGGATCCTAATTTTTTCTACTCTTCACCGGACGTGGGCACATGTCCCGCGTCCTACTCTTCCTCCGAGTCCATCTGGCCGTCAATGTTGCCGGTGGAGGTGAGGTCGACGATTGAGCCGGATAATCCGGCCTCGTCGTCGTGCACCCTGGCACTAATGACGCGGACCTGTCGATTTTGGCATCGCATACACGCTGGTCTAGGGCGTCGTCATCGTCTGCCTCGAGATCGTTGAAGAGGCGATTGAGCCCCGCCTCGTTGACAAAGAGCAGACACCGGATGGTGCAGGCACTGTGCACGTATTCGAGCATCACCCACTCAATGGATGGCAGCCACGATGTTCACTTCACCCCATGGAAACATTATTGCTGCCACCATCGCAATATACGAGATCAACATCTTTGAAGGGTAAGAAGCATATGACAAGCTCCACCAACTACTCATGCAGCTCAAGGTGGCAGCCGCCCAACAAGCTTCGAGCCTTGTGGCATGGGCCACAACCGTGGGAACAAGCCCACACAAAAGATGCGTTGTGAGCTCTCAAGATTGTGAACCACTCTACTACACATGAGGGTCTGCCAAGCCTCGACTTGTATGTAACCTCACCCAATGTACGTAACCTAAGACTTCGCCTAAAGAGGACGCATGTGAGGCACCTTCCATCTTGGGGAGCCACTCCATGAAGGTGACATACAAATGAGCGACATCCAAATGGATGCAACTAATAAAATAGAGGCCCTTAACGAGAAATTGcctcgtgaagaactcaggacaTGTCAGTTCCATGAGGTGACATTCTTCTTGATCAGTGACGTGACGAGTCCTGATGCGGGCATGCATCTCTGGGGCCCTAATTCTCCAGGGAAACACGGAAGAGCCCCTAGGCCATCTCCTTCATCCTCCTCATGGTCGGGAGCACTATGGCCTTAGAAACATGGCACCAAAACTCCCCCAATGCGCCACTCACCCCCTTGCATAAAGGATCATGGGGCAGGTTTGTTCTAAGGCTGCCCCATCGGGCGTCACCAGAAGTAGTCAGAGGTCACCCCTGATACCATTAGATGGTGCTGGAGACCATAGATCATTGGTAGTGCTCCCCATGCTGGAACGAGGGGAAGCCATGGCGATAACCAAGGAAAAGGGATGGAAGGAAAAAGGTCCAAGGGGCAATGGACCAACCTCCACAACTTCTCCTGCTCTGTACTTATAGGGGGGAGGAAGCCCTATCTTGGGCACACAAACCGATGCCCCACCCCATGTGAACACTTGTGTGTGGCCTTAGGGGCAAAAGTATGATGCCGGTTGCAGGGAATCACATCCTCCGTTTGACTCGTTGCATGCCACAAGACACCACCATTACTCCATGTCGAGAACCAGCACGAAGTCGAATAACTTGTGCCCCTTCAGCTCTGGCCAATCGGAACAGAAAGGAGCCCCAATTGGGACCTCCTCAGGCTTTTTCACAGGGAGATGTTTTGAGAGCCTCCTTGGGCACCTCCCCCATGGACTCCCACTACAAGGACGTCATGCTAGCAACATGGCGTGACGAGGCTCTATCTATTACCCTCACACACATCATGGAGCTAGACCATACACGCTTTGGGCTATGTTCACACCAACTCATGATGTTATCTTGCGGCTTCGCTCTCTCCAGCAATTGGGTCACCCGGAAATATAGGTCAGTCCCTACTACCTATCCTAGAATTCTCATTTGAGGGTATCCTGAGGTCCCCTCCCCTTGATCTCATCTTCCTTTATAAGTTGTAACTAAATGTAGATGTCGAGCGCTTTGCGTGAAGAAGTCATCTGGACAGGGAATGTACCCCTGGTGTTCCCAGATCCCGTGAGAGTCGGTTAGATCGAAAAGTGAGGAGGATACTCTATATATCCCCACAAGGACACTAAGGCTCCCCCCAATGGCCAAATACATTATACCGAGGACCACATTGGCATTCCCTCGCGAGCCACAAGACATGGTGTTATGCCCTTCATGTGTCCCAAGTTCCCTAGAACCCTTTACTCAAAAGTCCTATTCGACAAAGATGCCCCAAACTCCATTTGTCCAGATCCCATTTAGGACTTTTACTTCATGGGAATTCCCGGTGTTTGGTATACATGTCCCTTGCCGAGTAGCTCTGCTTCTTTATTGCACTTTTCCTTTGTTCCGCTAACATCCCATGTTTGTATAAAGGCGAGTCACATGACTTTTGTACTTATGGGAAAAAAAACAAATCCCACAAGACCTCTCCAGAGACAACTCATGTGGCATTCAGGGGATACTGACGAGAAAATGCCACATCGTCCATACCACGATGAAGAGCGGGTTGGACATCATGAGAAGAATGGTCTTGCCCACCTCATGGCAGGTCGAGATGGACCAGGGGACATAAACCAAAACCTAAGTCAGACACATGAGGGGAGGTATGTAGATACATGGGCCTGGCGACCGAGCAGTGAGGAAATCATCTTAATTAATATCACACGCAGCTCATACTCATGTACTCTATCTCAGTTGACTATATAAGGTGAGCCAGGGACTCTCCTGGGCCAGCGAACAAAAGAGTAAACCCTATAACTAGTGTGTTCCTCTATCTAGCTAGCACCATCTTGACCCTCTAAGCTGCAAGGACGAAGACTTGTACTCCAACTATCACTTGTCTCCTATGACCCCGTTGATAGCCAGCGAGCAATCAAGGAATACAAACAATGTAGGCTGGAGTAGGGTCTTACCTCCTCTTGGAGAGACCG belongs to Triticum urartu cultivar G1812 chromosome 7, Tu2.1, whole genome shotgun sequence and includes:
- the LOC125520709 gene encoding uncharacterized protein LOC125520709, which encodes MAELASGAVSSLLGVIRNEAQLLGRVRQDAQFIREEMESMKSFLAHLERMAPEGGDYDELIRPWMKQVRLLARDCNNCIDLYLSRSSRDIHRARGGLRRFAWWFPWFMQMMAAQHRTAIKLRALRDRVRDVGERRLRYNVELPASWAGAGQLPAGTELAVAASLLPPMHVAASYTAWGGNEEDGDDTVAVYHSVPRRAFFQPPTPEDNVRAKLSDWIQNVAQGNLYHEKSIPSVAVVAPDKEETLAIAIEALAICHYTGMRGIVVNIPLVHFYFQTLRTEDILFYVLRELQSAESQRQQLEGQVLGEEEQHIVNLRKNVIISEKMKLIKNITEDIQGMKVDIQNKLSEIKYTIEQMKGGQLQLDLEQMSHDQLDLMESAKDEPLGVLLRALWVLKLKQVEGAPATKQNQERKGAARPHEDIIKETAKKLKEHMEDEAPAKLKLRQHIEYEECASTICLKEAQYEHILREVFPPVTNKKPPQTREQATAVSVTGPIILVEDQFKQMIRKILQELQDEKYVKEPDTAEPREGTTSQGCNPEAITKEAMKIGEIHWKINEQLKIKGIMDRINGCLMRMGPHYPPILVILKLDHDYVSGWEETRNAFSWMGCIAGALMLTTTVNTSRAKEYCYPSRDPIDHSLLGLYRDIVLELTNRRTSQDSPNIFLDILEKCKSHEFCMKIFVHALCANPKRSNEELTRFNITLQALENSSEDIYMKMLMFCYKDLPKEYKSCLLYLAIFPQRQSIRRSTLIGRWISEGLITKEFWPSSVHRANRCFEVLLDRWLVYPSDIGDSGQVKSCIVGDRVHRFITKVARKQQIIERRVSHHLARHFSIVNDLELRSSDTIQTFFEKLPEESSGASLIKVLDLEGCRCFGEKNQRYLKHICRTMLLLKFLSLRQTDVTQLPSEINNLRELEVLDIRHTNVHESAIVNVLLLKLKCLLAGPIVPSSEPASTKICYVPNKIGKMLNLEVLSNVKARNHQVLKDIGKLWQLRKLGVVIEDNDKLIRNLLRAISDLHVCLKSLSITLPMTEQDPSYEDFSSTGLNYYKQPPKLLLESLSITGTTKKVQLLQQLTKQNDFFQLAKITLTGTRLKQDDLTVLSQFPNIVCLRLRDKAYIDDNLTIKNEEFKNLKCFLVEGSNMTGIFFEGGAVKLEKIILCSTDGLQSLTRVEDLPELKEVEMNNNNKLSLFDKAERVSKVTLCGTKLSKDDLKMFAKIRYMRCLVLKEKACVENEVMFYKDEFPRLNLLIVDGSAISKIEFASGSAPKLEKIIWSFTRGMVGSLSGIGNLPKLKELEFNGDLIPDELKEAINKHKNKPNLIYNKQENQ